In a single window of the Allobranchiibius huperziae genome:
- the rplW gene encoding 50S ribosomal protein L23 — protein MTSRIHIKDPRDILLKPVVSEKSYALMDEGKYTFVVDPRANKTEIKIAVEKVFDVKVSSVHTLNRKGKTRRTKAGLGKRKDTKRAIVSLKEGAIDIFGEVGTAG, from the coding sequence GTGACCAGCCGGATCCACATCAAGGACCCCCGCGACATCCTGCTGAAGCCGGTCGTCTCGGAGAAGTCGTACGCCCTGATGGACGAGGGCAAGTACACCTTCGTGGTCGACCCGCGTGCCAACAAGACCGAGATCAAGATCGCCGTCGAGAAGGTCTTCGACGTCAAGGTCTCCTCGGTCCACACGCTGAACCGCAAGGGCAAGACGCGTCGTACCAAGGCCGGCCTCGGCAAGCGCAAGGACACCAAGCGCGCGATCGTCTCCCTCAAGGAAGGTGCGATCGACATCTTCGGTGAGGTCGGCACTGCCGGCTGA
- the rpsJ gene encoding 30S ribosomal protein S10: MAGQKIRIRLKSYDHEVIDSSARKIVDTVTRAGATVVGPVPLPTEKNVFCVIRSPHKYKDSREHFEMRTHKRLIDIIDPTPKAVDSLMRLDLPADVNIEIKL, translated from the coding sequence ATGGCGGGACAGAAGATCCGCATCCGGCTGAAGTCGTATGACCACGAGGTCATCGACAGCTCGGCGCGCAAGATTGTCGACACGGTGACCCGTGCCGGCGCAACGGTGGTCGGCCCCGTGCCGTTGCCGACGGAGAAGAACGTCTTCTGCGTCATCCGTTCGCCGCACAAGTACAAGGACAGCCGCGAGCACTTCGAGATGCGCACGCACAAGCGGCTCATCGACATCATCGACCCGACCCCGAAGGCCGTCGACTCGCTCATGCGACTCGACCTGCCGGCGGACGTCAACATCGAGATCAAGCTCTAG
- the rpsS gene encoding 30S ribosomal protein S19 produces the protein MPRSLKKGPFVDDHLQKKVDVQNEAGTKNVIKTWSRRSMITPDMLGHTLAVHDGRKHVPVFVTESMVGHKLGEFAPTRTFKGHEKDDRKGRRR, from the coding sequence ATGCCACGTAGCCTGAAAAAGGGTCCCTTCGTCGACGACCACCTTCAGAAGAAGGTCGATGTCCAGAACGAAGCCGGCACCAAGAACGTCATCAAGACCTGGTCCCGCCGGTCGATGATCACCCCCGACATGCTCGGCCACACCCTGGCCGTGCACGACGGTCGCAAGCACGTCCCGGTCTTCGTGACCGAGTCGATGGTCGGCCACAAGCTCGGGGAGTTCGCACCGACTCGCACCTTCAAGGGTCACGAGAAGGACGACCGGAAGGGGCGCCGCCGCTGA
- the rpsC gene encoding 30S ribosomal protein S3: protein MGQKVNPNGFRLGITTEHKSRWYADSNKAGQRYRDYVKEDVAIRRLMSKGMERAGISRVDIERTRDRVRIDIHTARPGIVIGRRGAEADRLRGELEKLTAKQVQLNILEVKNPEADAQLVAQGIAEQLSARVNFRRAMRKGMQSSQRAGAKGIRVMVSGRLNGAEMSRTEFYREGRVPLHTLRANIDYGFYEAKTTFGRIGVKVWIYNGDLTAKELAREQAAAPSRPAHRRDDRGPRTDRGGDRGASRPRRDDAPAAGQSAAPATDAPAPTAEGVQA, encoded by the coding sequence ATGGGTCAGAAGGTCAACCCGAACGGTTTCCGCCTCGGCATCACCACCGAGCACAAGAGCCGCTGGTACGCCGACAGCAACAAGGCCGGCCAGCGCTACCGCGACTACGTCAAGGAAGACGTGGCCATCCGTCGCCTCATGTCCAAGGGCATGGAGCGCGCGGGCATCAGCCGCGTCGACATCGAGCGCACCCGTGACCGGGTCCGCATCGACATCCACACCGCGCGTCCCGGCATCGTCATCGGTCGCCGCGGCGCCGAGGCCGACCGGCTGCGTGGCGAGCTGGAGAAGCTCACCGCCAAGCAGGTGCAGCTGAACATCCTCGAGGTCAAGAACCCCGAGGCCGACGCTCAGCTGGTCGCGCAGGGCATCGCCGAGCAGCTGTCGGCGCGGGTGAACTTCCGTCGTGCGATGCGCAAGGGCATGCAGTCCAGCCAGCGCGCCGGTGCCAAGGGCATCCGGGTGATGGTCTCCGGTCGTCTGAACGGCGCCGAGATGAGCCGCACCGAGTTCTACCGCGAGGGCCGCGTCCCGCTGCACACGCTGCGCGCGAACATCGACTACGGCTTCTACGAGGCCAAGACGACGTTCGGTCGCATCGGCGTGAAGGTCTGGATCTACAACGGTGACCTCACCGCCAAGGAACTGGCACGCGAGCAGGCCGCCGCGCCGTCGCGTCCGGCCCACCGGCGTGACGACCGTGGTCCGCGCACCGACCGTGGTGGCGACCGGGGCGCGAGCCGTCCCCGTCGTGACGACGCGCCGGCTGCCGGGCAGAGCGCTGCCCCCGCGACCGACGCACCCGCGCCGACCGCCGAGGGGGTGCAGGCCTGA
- the rplV gene encoding 50S ribosomal protein L22, which yields MQATASARYVRVTPQKARRVVDMIRGKQAGEAIAVLTFAPQTASEPVLKVLRSAIANARVTADKHSQAFDERTLVVSAAYVDEGPTMKRFRPRAQGRASQILKRSSHITVQVTQPDSQEGRR from the coding sequence ATGCAGGCCACAGCCTCGGCCCGGTACGTCCGGGTCACGCCGCAGAAGGCCCGACGAGTCGTGGACATGATCCGCGGCAAGCAGGCCGGCGAAGCCATCGCCGTGCTCACCTTCGCGCCGCAGACGGCGAGCGAGCCGGTGCTGAAGGTGCTTCGCAGCGCCATCGCCAACGCCCGCGTCACCGCCGACAAGCACTCGCAGGCATTCGACGAGCGCACCCTCGTGGTCAGCGCCGCGTACGTCGACGAGGGCCCCACGATGAAGCGGTTCCGCCCGCGTGCCCAGGGTCGGGCCAGCCAGATCCTCAAGCGCAGCAGCCACATCACCGTGCAGGTCACCCAGCCGGATTCGCAGGAAGGACGGCGATAA
- a CDS encoding helix-turn-helix transcriptional regulator — translation MESVDEFAEVLRAWRDRIGPSEVGLPAGARRRAPGLRREELATLAGVSVEYLVRLEQGRARHPSPQVIGALARALRLTDGERDHLYRVSGAAVPSQRLVSQHIAPGVQRLLDRLGDVPIGVHSAAWDLLWWNPLWAALTGDPSGLRGVDRNVAWHHFSHAPGVIAFDDQHAEEFSDDLAADLREAAGRYPDDPALAALIARLRAECPDFERRWSRAHVARHRSSTKTATSTPVGPIEIDCDVLTVPGSDLRIVVYTAAPGSPDASKLALLNVTGTQALTS, via the coding sequence ATGGAGAGCGTGGACGAGTTCGCCGAAGTGCTGCGCGCGTGGCGTGATCGGATCGGCCCGAGCGAGGTGGGCCTGCCCGCCGGCGCCAGGCGGCGCGCACCCGGTCTGCGCCGGGAGGAGCTGGCGACCCTGGCCGGAGTCAGCGTCGAGTACCTGGTGCGGCTGGAACAGGGCAGGGCCCGACACCCGTCGCCGCAGGTGATCGGCGCGCTGGCCCGGGCGCTGCGCCTCACCGACGGCGAGCGGGACCACCTCTACCGCGTCAGCGGTGCCGCGGTGCCGTCGCAGCGGCTGGTGTCCCAGCACATCGCACCCGGCGTGCAGCGCCTGCTCGACCGGCTCGGCGACGTCCCGATCGGGGTGCACTCCGCCGCGTGGGACCTGCTCTGGTGGAACCCGCTCTGGGCCGCGCTGACCGGGGATCCGTCCGGGCTGCGCGGGGTGGATCGCAACGTCGCCTGGCACCACTTCAGTCACGCGCCCGGGGTCATCGCGTTCGACGACCAGCACGCCGAGGAGTTCTCCGACGATCTCGCGGCGGATCTGCGCGAGGCCGCCGGCCGCTATCCGGACGATCCCGCGCTGGCCGCCCTCATCGCCCGGCTGCGCGCGGAGTGTCCCGACTTCGAGCGCCGCTGGAGCCGGGCGCACGTTGCGCGGCACCGGTCGAGCACCAAGACCGCGACGTCGACGCCGGTGGGTCCGATTGAGATCGACTGTGACGTCCTCACAGTGCCCGGCAGCGACCTGCGCATCGTGGTCTACACCGCGGCACCGGGCTCGCCCGACGCCTCCAAGCTCGCCCTGCTGAACGTGACCGGCACCCAGGCGCTGACGTCCTGA
- a CDS encoding ABC transporter permease, whose amino-acid sequence MSTPAGRRGVIHDIGYRSFEGRRRGTGAIAASLYVTSLRNCFGLGRSGKSKIVPWLMAALILLPAVVLAGLILQLKKMALSDQADLFAPLSNYFGLPYWTQLLVTIFAAAQAPVLFSRDLRYRTIVLYFARPLSRSLYVLMRLAALATALFAVIVVPVTIWYAVALTSDLDHAEHTRHYFSALFGITVLALILAAVSALIAALATRAGLAVAAGIAVLLVSSGVVTAVLGASSASGSTTTAQIAAAFNPFTAVASLTSVICHQPTPSDTIVRPHGFGWGAFFVVVALLWIAVPTLLLMWRTRKAASL is encoded by the coding sequence ATGAGCACCCCGGCGGGTCGACGCGGTGTCATCCACGACATCGGCTACCGCTCGTTCGAGGGCCGCCGCCGCGGGACGGGGGCGATCGCCGCGTCGCTCTACGTGACCTCGCTGCGCAACTGTTTCGGGCTCGGTCGGTCCGGCAAGTCCAAGATCGTGCCCTGGCTGATGGCCGCGCTCATCCTGCTGCCCGCCGTCGTGCTCGCGGGGCTGATCCTGCAGCTGAAGAAGATGGCGCTCTCGGACCAGGCCGACCTCTTCGCCCCGTTGTCGAACTACTTCGGGCTGCCGTACTGGACCCAGCTGCTCGTCACGATCTTCGCGGCCGCCCAGGCGCCGGTGCTCTTCTCCCGCGACCTGCGCTACCGCACGATCGTGCTCTACTTCGCCCGGCCGCTGTCCCGCTCGCTCTACGTGCTGATGCGGCTCGCCGCGCTCGCGACCGCGCTCTTCGCCGTCATCGTCGTCCCCGTCACGATCTGGTACGCCGTCGCCCTCACCTCCGACCTCGACCACGCCGAGCACACCCGGCACTACTTCTCCGCACTGTTCGGGATCACGGTGCTCGCGCTCATCCTGGCGGCCGTGAGCGCCCTGATCGCCGCCCTGGCGACCCGGGCCGGCCTCGCGGTCGCCGCGGGCATCGCCGTGCTCCTCGTGAGCTCGGGCGTGGTGACCGCCGTACTCGGTGCCAGCTCCGCGTCCGGCAGTACGACCACCGCCCAGATCGCCGCGGCGTTCAACCCGTTCACCGCCGTGGCCTCCCTGACCTCCGTCATCTGTCATCAGCCCACCCCCAGCGACACGATCGTGCGCCCGCACGGGTTCGGGTGGGGCGCGTTCTTCGTGGTGGTGGCGCTGCTGTGGATCGCCGTGCCCACCCTGCTGCTGATGTGGCGCACCCGGAAGGCGGCGTCCCTGTGA
- a CDS encoding ABC transporter ATP-binding protein, with amino-acid sequence MGVIDIDGVLVQYPKVRALDDLRVQIPEGITGVVGVNGAGKSTLIKVLLGLLPPTSGTARVLGMDTATEGARIRELVGYLPEHDCLPADVTAADFVLHMAMMSGLPRAAARERTSDSLRHVGLDEERHRPMGGYSTGMRQRAKLAQAIVHDPRVVLLDEPTNGLDPRARDDMLGLIDRIGHDFGISVVVTSHLLGELERTADYIVVIDGGRLLRASSTQDLTHTTGNVLVEVLGPPGSDRAVGQRLVEHGVRAWPVGERIEVRVEDPATLDLIRDVVVDLDLGLVRIHEVHHTLEEVFAIEGRDDGAASNDRAGGLR; translated from the coding sequence ATGGGGGTCATCGACATCGACGGGGTCCTCGTGCAGTACCCGAAGGTGCGGGCGCTGGACGACCTGCGCGTGCAGATCCCCGAGGGGATCACCGGCGTCGTCGGGGTGAACGGCGCCGGGAAGTCCACTCTCATCAAGGTGCTGCTCGGCCTGCTGCCCCCGACCTCCGGCACCGCGCGCGTGCTCGGCATGGACACCGCCACCGAGGGAGCCCGGATCCGGGAGCTGGTCGGTTACCTGCCGGAGCACGACTGCCTGCCCGCGGACGTCACCGCCGCCGACTTCGTCCTGCACATGGCGATGATGTCCGGCCTGCCCCGGGCCGCCGCCCGCGAGCGCACCTCGGACTCGCTGCGGCACGTCGGCCTCGACGAGGAGCGACACCGCCCGATGGGCGGCTACTCCACGGGCATGCGCCAGCGCGCGAAGCTCGCCCAGGCGATCGTGCACGACCCACGGGTGGTGCTCCTGGACGAGCCGACCAACGGGCTGGACCCCCGCGCGCGCGACGACATGCTCGGGCTGATCGACCGGATCGGCCACGACTTCGGCATCTCCGTGGTGGTCACCAGCCACCTGCTCGGCGAACTGGAGCGCACCGCCGACTACATCGTGGTCATCGACGGCGGTCGCCTGCTGCGCGCCTCGAGCACCCAGGACCTGACCCACACCACCGGCAACGTGCTGGTCGAGGTGCTGGGGCCGCCCGGCAGCGACCGCGCCGTGGGACAACGGCTGGTCGAGCACGGCGTACGCGCCTGGCCGGTCGGCGAGCGCATCGAGGTGCGGGTGGAGGACCCGGCCACCCTCGATCTGATCCGCGACGTGGTGGTCGACCTGGACCTGGGCCTGGTGCGCATCCACGAGGTGCACCACACCCTGGAGGAGGTCTTCGCCATCGAGGGCAGAGACGACGGTGCCGCTTCGAACGACAGAGCCGGAGGGCTGCGATGA
- the rplB gene encoding 50S ribosomal protein L2, translating to MAIRKYKPTTPGRRGSSVADFVEVTRSTPEKSLVRPLAKTGGRNSSGRITTRHIGGGHKRAYRVIDFRRSDKDGIPAKVAHIEYDPNRTARIALLHYADGEKRYIVAPNRLSQGDLVENGPSADIKPGNNLPLRNIPTGTVLHCIELRPGGGAKIARSAGARVQLVAKDGPYAQLRMPSGEIRNVDVRCRATIGEVGNAEQSNINWGKAGRMRWKGKRPTVRGVAMNPVDHPHGGGEGKTSGGRHPVSPWGQAEGRTRRPNKESDKLIVRRRRKKR from the coding sequence ATGGCTATCCGCAAGTACAAGCCGACGACGCCAGGCCGGCGTGGGTCGAGCGTGGCGGACTTCGTCGAGGTGACGCGCTCGACACCGGAGAAGTCTCTGGTGCGCCCGCTCGCCAAGACCGGCGGTCGCAACTCCTCGGGGCGCATCACCACCCGGCACATCGGTGGCGGTCACAAGCGCGCCTACCGGGTGATCGACTTCCGTCGCTCCGACAAGGACGGCATCCCCGCCAAGGTCGCGCACATCGAGTACGACCCGAACCGCACGGCGCGCATCGCGCTGCTGCACTACGCCGACGGCGAGAAGCGCTACATCGTGGCGCCGAACCGCCTCAGCCAGGGCGACCTGGTCGAGAACGGTCCGTCGGCCGACATCAAGCCCGGCAACAACCTGCCGCTGCGCAACATCCCGACCGGTACGGTCCTGCACTGCATCGAGCTGCGGCCCGGTGGCGGTGCGAAGATCGCCCGCTCGGCCGGTGCCCGCGTGCAGCTCGTCGCCAAGGACGGCCCGTACGCACAGCTGCGGATGCCGTCCGGTGAGATCCGCAACGTCGACGTCCGCTGCCGCGCCACGATCGGCGAGGTCGGCAACGCCGAGCAGAGCAACATCAACTGGGGCAAGGCCGGCCGGATGCGCTGGAAGGGCAAGCGCCCGACCGTCCGCGGTGTCGCGATGAACCCCGTGGACCACCCGCATGGTGGTGGTGAGGGCAAGACCTCCGGTGGTCGCCACCCGGTCAGCCCGTGGGGACAGGCCGAGGGCCGTACCCGCCGCCCCAACAAGGAGAGCGACAAGCTCATCGTGCGTCGCCGTCGAAAGAAGCGATAA
- a CDS encoding ATP-binding cassette domain-containing protein codes for MTELLLHDVSRWYGNVVAVNDVTMSIGPGITGLLGPNGAGKSTLLSMMAGLLPPSKGSVTIDGVPTRGDVRIYRRIGLVPVAEPLYDFLTGAQFVRLNADLHQVPDPAAATAYAVGEVDMAGAADRRISTYSKGMRQRIKVASALVHDPDVLLLDEPFNGMDPVQRRHMMGLLQRYGDGGKVIVFSSHILEEVEQIARQVEVVVASRHAASGDFAEIRRLMTDRPNQYVVRSSDPRALAGLLLGDDCVRGVRLRTKGLLEVESDDAGRFARVVPRLAREHGIRILELTPTDESLESVFSYLVGA; via the coding sequence GTGACCGAACTGCTGTTGCACGACGTGTCCCGCTGGTACGGCAACGTCGTCGCCGTCAACGACGTGACCATGAGCATCGGCCCGGGGATCACCGGTCTGCTCGGGCCCAACGGAGCCGGCAAGTCCACCCTGCTGTCGATGATGGCCGGGCTGCTGCCACCGTCCAAGGGAAGCGTCACCATCGACGGGGTGCCCACCCGCGGCGACGTGCGGATCTACCGGCGGATCGGGCTCGTGCCGGTGGCCGAGCCGCTCTACGACTTCCTCACCGGCGCGCAGTTCGTCCGGCTCAACGCCGACCTGCACCAGGTCCCCGACCCGGCCGCCGCGACGGCGTACGCCGTGGGCGAGGTCGACATGGCCGGCGCCGCCGACCGCCGGATCTCGACGTACTCCAAGGGCATGCGGCAGCGCATCAAGGTGGCGAGCGCCCTGGTGCACGACCCGGACGTGCTGCTGCTCGACGAGCCGTTCAACGGCATGGATCCGGTGCAGCGGCGCCACATGATGGGGCTGCTGCAGCGCTACGGCGACGGCGGCAAGGTGATCGTCTTCAGCTCCCACATCCTGGAAGAGGTCGAGCAGATCGCGCGGCAGGTGGAGGTCGTGGTCGCCAGCCGGCACGCGGCGTCCGGCGACTTCGCCGAGATCCGCCGACTGATGACCGACCGCCCCAACCAGTACGTCGTGCGCAGCTCGGACCCGCGCGCGCTCGCCGGGCTCCTGCTGGGCGACGACTGCGTACGGGGCGTGCGGCTGCGCACCAAGGGGCTGCTCGAGGTGGAGTCCGACGACGCCGGCCGGTTCGCGCGGGTCGTGCCGCGACTCGCGCGCGAGCACGGCATCCGGATCCTGGAGCTGACACCCACCGACGAGTCGCTCGAGAGCGTCTTCAGCTACCTGGTGGGTGCATGA
- the rplD gene encoding 50S ribosomal protein L4 has translation MTSVDIQTPAGATDGTVELPAEIFDVATNVPLIHQVVVAQLAAARQGTHSTKTRGEVRGGGRKPYAQKGTGRARQGSTRAPQFAGGGVVHGPQPRDYSQRTPKKMKAAALRGALSDRARHGRIHVYTGLVEGDVPSTRTAATLLGNVSERKNLLVVLSRDERNALLSVRNLEAVHTLYADQLNTYDVLCADDLVFTKAALDAFLAGPLQAAKLTTQEDAK, from the coding sequence ATGACTTCCGTTGACATCCAGACTCCCGCCGGCGCGACCGACGGCACCGTCGAGCTGCCCGCCGAGATCTTCGACGTGGCGACCAACGTGCCGCTGATCCACCAGGTCGTCGTCGCGCAGCTCGCTGCCGCACGGCAGGGCACGCACTCCACCAAGACCCGCGGCGAAGTCCGCGGTGGTGGCCGCAAGCCCTACGCCCAGAAGGGCACCGGCCGCGCGCGTCAGGGTTCCACTCGTGCGCCGCAGTTCGCCGGTGGTGGCGTCGTCCACGGCCCGCAGCCGCGCGACTACAGCCAGCGCACCCCGAAGAAGATGAAGGCCGCCGCCCTGCGCGGTGCCCTCTCCGACCGGGCGCGCCACGGCCGCATCCACGTCTACACCGGACTGGTCGAGGGCGACGTGCCCTCCACCCGCACGGCTGCGACGCTGCTCGGCAACGTGAGCGAGCGCAAGAACCTGCTCGTGGTGCTCAGCCGTGACGAGCGCAACGCGCTCCTCTCGGTGCGCAACCTGGAAGCCGTGCACACGCTGTACGCCGACCAGCTCAACACCTACGACGTGCTCTGCGCCGATGACCTGGTCTTCACCAAGGCCGCGCTCGATGCGTTCCTCGCCGGACCGCTGCAGGCCGCCAAGCTCACCACGCAGGAGGACGCGAAGTGA
- a CDS encoding SDR family NAD(P)-dependent oxidoreductase, whose product MTTTLITGAGRSLGLETARRLIDAGHTVYAGLRNPDAGDAVRSIGAHVVRLDVTDSASVQAALAELPQLDVLINNAGILGTAYGVDDLNADAMATVLDTNVTGIVRVTQAALPLLRRSANPVIVNVASGVGWPRYLQDPTHDEYPVQAVPYAASKAAVIALTVQYAKSLTGMRVNVSDPGYTDTDFNAHSGHQTVTEGTDATVALATLDQDGPTGEFHDRTGPIAY is encoded by the coding sequence ATGACAACGACACTCATCACAGGAGCCGGCCGCAGCCTCGGGCTGGAGACCGCTCGACGCCTCATCGACGCGGGCCACACCGTGTACGCCGGCCTGCGCAACCCCGACGCCGGCGACGCCGTGCGCTCGATCGGCGCCCACGTCGTACGGCTGGACGTCACCGACAGCGCCTCCGTGCAGGCGGCGCTCGCCGAGCTGCCGCAACTGGACGTGCTGATCAACAACGCCGGCATCCTCGGCACGGCGTACGGCGTCGACGACCTCAACGCCGACGCGATGGCCACGGTGCTCGACACCAACGTCACCGGCATCGTGCGCGTCACCCAGGCGGCACTGCCGCTGCTGCGCCGATCCGCGAACCCGGTCATCGTCAACGTCGCCTCGGGCGTGGGGTGGCCGCGTTACCTGCAGGACCCCACGCACGACGAGTACCCGGTGCAGGCCGTGCCGTACGCGGCGTCCAAGGCCGCCGTCATCGCCCTCACCGTGCAGTACGCGAAGAGTCTCACGGGGATGCGGGTCAATGTCTCCGATCCCGGCTACACCGACACCGACTTCAACGCGCACAGCGGCCACCAGACCGTCACCGAGGGCACCGACGCCACCGTCGCGCTGGCCACCCTCGACCAGGACGGCCCGACGGGAGAGTTCCACGACCGGACCGGCCCGATCGCCTACTGA
- a CDS encoding ABC transporter permease yields the protein MNSAILRLGVRSLVGRARVYLMLALPVLLVLLALLLRSLAGADFGPGDKIGFLKVFGVGVVVPIVTLIATSTLISSELDDGSIIYLLSKPVPRIAIVASKAVVILAAVVLFAAVPLGLAGLILAGGSDRIALGAFAGALLSGTAYVGIFIVLATLLKRSVVGALVYWLVWESTLSSLIGPVKWLSARAWGSSVIDSISTVSSDAKGVPWWYAVLTMLIAVLAGVFLAGRRLSSMTLSDE from the coding sequence ATGAACTCGGCCATCCTGCGCCTCGGCGTCCGCTCCCTGGTCGGCCGTGCCCGCGTCTACCTGATGCTCGCCCTGCCCGTGCTGCTGGTGCTCCTGGCCCTGCTGTTGCGCTCGCTCGCGGGCGCCGACTTCGGCCCCGGCGACAAGATCGGCTTCCTCAAGGTCTTCGGCGTCGGCGTCGTCGTACCGATCGTCACGCTCATCGCCACCTCGACCCTGATCAGCTCCGAGCTGGACGACGGCTCGATCATCTACCTGCTGAGCAAGCCCGTCCCGCGCATCGCGATCGTGGCCAGCAAGGCCGTCGTGATCCTCGCCGCGGTGGTGCTGTTCGCGGCGGTCCCGCTCGGTCTGGCGGGCCTGATCCTGGCGGGCGGCTCGGACCGGATCGCGCTGGGGGCGTTCGCCGGCGCGCTGCTGTCCGGGACGGCGTACGTCGGGATCTTCATCGTCCTCGCGACGCTGCTGAAGCGCAGCGTGGTGGGCGCTCTCGTCTACTGGCTGGTCTGGGAGTCGACCCTCTCCTCCCTGATCGGGCCGGTGAAGTGGCTGTCGGCACGGGCCTGGGGTTCCTCGGTGATCGACAGCATCTCCACGGTCTCCTCCGACGCGAAGGGCGTGCCGTGGTGGTACGCCGTGCTGACGATGCTGATCGCCGTGCTGGCCGGGGTCTTCCTCGCCGGTCGCCGGTTGTCGTCGATGACACTCTCGGACGAGTAG
- the rplC gene encoding 50S ribosomal protein L3, whose product MTHTTERSVKGVLGKKLGMTQIWDADNRLIPVTVVEAGPCVVTQVRGDGEGYHAVQLAYGEIDPRKVTKPMLGHFEKAGVTPRRHLVEIRTADAADYQLGQDVTAETFGDGQVVDVIGRTKGKGFAGVMKRHGFHGVSSSHGAHKNHRKPGSIGGCATPGRVFKGMRMAGRMGGERQTTQNLTIHAVDAERGVLLIKGAVPGPKGGLVLVRTAAKSTEKGA is encoded by the coding sequence ATGACACACACGACTGAGCGCTCCGTGAAGGGCGTCCTCGGCAAGAAGCTCGGCATGACCCAGATCTGGGATGCCGACAACCGACTCATCCCGGTCACCGTGGTCGAAGCCGGCCCCTGCGTCGTGACGCAGGTACGCGGTGACGGCGAGGGTTACCACGCGGTGCAGCTCGCCTACGGCGAGATCGACCCGCGCAAGGTGACCAAGCCGATGCTGGGTCACTTCGAGAAGGCCGGGGTCACCCCCCGTCGCCACCTCGTGGAGATCCGCACCGCGGACGCGGCCGACTACCAGCTCGGCCAGGACGTCACCGCGGAGACCTTCGGCGACGGACAGGTGGTCGACGTGATCGGCCGCACCAAGGGCAAGGGCTTCGCCGGCGTCATGAAGCGTCACGGCTTCCACGGCGTGAGCTCCTCGCACGGCGCGCACAAGAACCACCGCAAGCCGGGCTCGATCGGTGGCTGCGCCACCCCGGGCCGTGTCTTCAAGGGCATGCGGATGGCCGGCCGGATGGGCGGCGAGCGCCAGACCACCCAGAACCTGACCATTCACGCGGTCGACGCCGAGCGCGGCGTACTGCTCATCAAGGGTGCCGTCCCCGGCCCCAAGGGTGGGTTGGTGCTGGTGCGCACTGCGGCCAAGTCGACCGAGAAAGGCGCCTGA